The following are from one region of the Salvia splendens isolate huo1 chromosome 2, SspV2, whole genome shotgun sequence genome:
- the LOC121777886 gene encoding wall-associated receptor kinase-like 20 yields the protein MSQEQLESLTWEDFKEELYDKYIPRSYRKAKEAEFYNLKQGRMTVTEYDRALCDMSRYAPEQVNTDEKMSEKFCASLRHEIRMALACRGRLSKCGRDKPLLIYEYVSRGTLFEHLHRAEARQTPPLNLLRRLFIAHQAADGLAYLHSSAVPPIYHRDVKTSNILLDENLDAKVSDFGLSRLVELSERDCTHINTSAQGTLGYLDPEYYVNMQLTDRSDVYSFGVVLLELLTCKRAIDFNRDEENVNLVVYMKRMFDEDNLMAVIDPAIKQGASEVELETMKASGIWLQLAWMNGDRIALR from the exons ATGTCGCAGGAACAACTGGAATCCCTAACTtgggaagactttaaggaggaactCTATGATAAGTATATCCCGAGGAGTTACCGCAAGGCTAAGGAGGCCGAGTTTTACAATCTGAAGCAGGGGCGGATGACAGTGActgaatatgaccgtgccctatgcgACATGTCGCGATACGCACCGGAGCAGGTGAATACTGACGAGAAAATGTCGGAGAAGTTTTGTGCcagtctgaggcacgaaataagAATGGCTCTAGCATGCCGTGGaagactctc aaaatgcggtcgtgacaaaccCCTCTTGATCTATGAGTATGTCTCGAGGGGAACCCTTTTCGAGCACCTGCACAGGGCAGAGGCGCGCCAGACACCGCCTCTGAACTTGCTGAGGCGCCTCTTCATTGCCCACCAGGCGGCTGACGGCCTTGCCTACCTCCACTCCTCTGCCGTGCCCCCCATCTACCACAGGGATGTGAAGACGAGCAACATACTCCTGGACGAGAATCTTGATGCCAAGGTGTCGGATTTCGGGCTATCGAGGCTTGTTGAACTGAGCGAGAGGGACTGCACCCACATCAACACCTCTGCTCAAGGGACGCTAGGCTACCTCGACCCCGAATACTACGTGAATATGCAGCTGACGGATCGGAGTGATGTGTACAGCTTCGGCGTCGTGCTGCTGGAGCTTCTGACTTGCAAGAGAGCTATTGATTTCAATAGGGATGAGGAAAATGTGAACCTGGTGGTTTACATGAAGAGGATGTTTGATGAGGATAACCTGATGGCAGTGATTGATCCAGCGATCAAGCAGGGGGCATCCGAGGTGGAGCTGGAGACAATGAAGGCGTCGGGAATCTGGCTGCAGCTTGCTTGGATGAACGGCGACAGAATCGCCCTTCGATGA
- the LOC121763972 gene encoding uncharacterized protein LOC121763972 isoform X1, which translates to MLFGWVMEYEGVKTNMQGYNNLMLGDRKELYLQKWLNLVEETQKMVPKTSSLPLGNLPLGSSRILTSLRTWAVPATFPGLALLTAMSVPSSKERGQEQDKEYARSSCTLANQIGLVLNFQKLKPVPCLHSAHITSAIRYRIPVAPLLAETPPPAAISGVRQAR; encoded by the exons ATGTTATTTGGTTGGGTTATGGAATACGAAGGTGTAAAAACAAATATGCAAGGCTATAATAATCTCATGCTTGGTGATAGGAAAGAATTATACCTCCAAAAATGGTTGAATTTGGTAGAAGAAACGCAAAAGATGGTACCCAAAACTTCCTCCCTTCCTCTCGGCAATCTCCCTCTCGGCTCCTCTCGGATCCTGACCTCATTGAGGACTTGGGCCGTGCCCGCTACATTTCCCGGCTTGGCCCTCTTAACGGCTATGTCAGTTCCGTCGTCTAAG GAACGTGGTCAGGAGCAGGACAAGGAATATGCCCGCAGTAGCTGCACATTGGCCAACCAAATTGGACTTGTGctaaatttccaaaaattaaaa CCTGTTCCATGTCTACACTCTGCACACATAACAAGTGCAATTAGATATAG GATCCCAGTAGCGCCCCTTCTTGCAGAAACACCTCCTCCGGCCGCCATCAGTGGGGTCCGCCAAGCACGTTGA
- the LOC121763972 gene encoding uncharacterized protein LOC121763972 isoform X2, whose protein sequence is MVPKTSSLPLGNLPLGSSRILTSLRTWAVPATFPGLALLTAMSVPSSKERGQEQDKEYARSSCTLANQIGLVLNFQKLKPVPCLHSAHITSAIRYRIPVAPLLAETPPPAAISGVRQAR, encoded by the exons ATGGTACCCAAAACTTCCTCCCTTCCTCTCGGCAATCTCCCTCTCGGCTCCTCTCGGATCCTGACCTCATTGAGGACTTGGGCCGTGCCCGCTACATTTCCCGGCTTGGCCCTCTTAACGGCTATGTCAGTTCCGTCGTCTAAG GAACGTGGTCAGGAGCAGGACAAGGAATATGCCCGCAGTAGCTGCACATTGGCCAACCAAATTGGACTTGTGctaaatttccaaaaattaaaa CCTGTTCCATGTCTACACTCTGCACACATAACAAGTGCAATTAGATATAG GATCCCAGTAGCGCCCCTTCTTGCAGAAACACCTCCTCCGGCCGCCATCAGTGGGGTCCGCCAAGCACGTTGA
- the LOC121763999 gene encoding CASP-like protein 5B2, with protein MKDLLGSPGTACGLMLRIGQCLFAAGSIGVMISAAGFSNFTAYCYLIASMGLQVFWSFGLACLDIYALRIKRDLRNPVLVSLFVVGDWVTATLSLAAACSSAGIAVLYAKDLKFCTGPTHLPCQRFELAIALAFVTWFLIAMSSHVMFWILASV; from the exons ATGAAGGATTTGCTCGGTAGCCCTGGAACTGCGTGTGGATTGATGCTGAGGATTGGGCAATGTTTGTTTGCAGCTGGTTCCATTGGAGTTATGATTTCTGCTGCTGGCTTTTCTAATTTCACTGCTTATTG TTATCTTATTGCATCAATGGGGCTTCAAGTATTTTGGAGCTTTGGGCTTGCATGTCTTGATATCTATGCTTTGCGGATAAAGAGAGACCTCCGGAATCCAGTCTTAGTTAGCCTTTTTGTTGTTGGTGATTGG GTAACGGCTACCTTATCGCTTGCTGCTGCATGCTCATCAGCTGGGATTGCAGTTTTGTACGCAAAAGACTTGAAATTTTGTACAGGTCCAACGCATCTCCCATGTCAAAGATTTGAACTGGCCATTGCTCTAGCGTTCGTTACATGGTTCCTGATTGCCATGTCGTCTCATGTTATGTTCTGGATATTAGCATCAGTTTAA